Genomic DNA from Sporosarcina sp. ANT_H38:
CAGGTTGGTTGTCTACAACTGCGACTGGTTTTTGGGGACTAGTCATTTTAACTTCTTGGCAAATGGCTGGCTACATTATGATTATTTATATTGCTTACTTAGAAAATATACCAAAAGATTTACTTGAAGCGGCGGAAATTGATGGAGCATCTAGCATTCAACGCTTTTGGAATATCACTTTTCCGCTCGTAGCACCCGCATTTACCGTTAGTATGTTTTTAACATTGTCTAGTTCATTTCAAATCTATGATCAAAATCTATCATTGACAGATGGCGGACCTTATAACTCTACACAAATGGTTGCAATGAGTATTGTTAAAGCAGCATTTAAAGAAAATAAGATGGCCTATGCACAAACACAAGCCGTTATTTTCTTTCTAATTATAGCAACCGTTGCGGTTACACAAGTTTACTATAACAAAAAACGGGAGGTGGACTTGTAATGAAGAGAAGTAAACGTAATTTGCATATTATAGAGTTTTTTGGCCTATTACTTGCTTTGTTATGGCTCTCCCCTTTTTACTTAATGATTGTTAATGCGTTTAAAACGAAGAGGGAAATCTTTACGGATGTTCTTGGACTGCCCAATGAATCCACTATGGATAATTTTGTGAAGGCTTTTGTCGATTTAGATTTTATGAGATCTCTTTTTAATTCCGTAATAATTACTGTTTTAGGTGTAGGGATTATTATTATCTTTTCTTCGATGGCGGGATATGCACTAGCACGGAATAAGAGTAAACTGAGCGGTATTATCTTTTTAGTTTTTGTTGCTGCTATGTTAATTCCTTTTCAATCTGTTATGATTCCACTTGTTTCTCTGTTCGGAAAAGCAGATATGCTAAATCGCACGGGCCTTATCTTTATGTATCTTGGGTTTGGTTCTAGTCTTTCGATCTTTTTATATCATGGTGCAATGACTGGAATATCCAACTCAATGGATGAGGCAGCAATTATCGATGGAGCGAATAGATTTCAAGTGTTTTGGAAAATCATTTTTCCGTTACTAAAGCCGATTTCAGTTACAGTAGGAATATTAAATGTGATTTGGATTTGGAATGATTACTTATTACCGTCACTTATATTATCAGATTCAAGTGCGACAATCCCTTTGAAAATGTTTCTTTTCTTTGGGCAATACACAAAACAGTGGCATTTAGCATTAGCGGGGCTAACAATCGCTATTATTCCAGTTATTATCGGATATTTCTTTGCGCAAAAGCAAATTATTGAAGGTGTATCTGAAGGTGCCGTTAAATAAAACTATAGAGGATGAAGGTTTTGTCAGTAACCATTAAAGATGTTGCGGCTCAAGCAAATGTAGCCCCATCTACCGTTTCACGTGTCATTTCAAATAGCCCCCTCATAAGTGAGAAAACAAAGAGGAAAGTTCAGAAAGTAATGGACGAAATGGGTTATCATCTAAACTACAATGCTCAAATGCTTGCTTTACAATCAACAAAGACTATCGGTATTGTAATGAAAAACTCTACTGCAGAATTTATTCATAACTCCTTTTTTCCTGAAGTTATTAGGGGGATCAGTGCCTTGTGCAGTAAGCATGATTTCAGTATCAGTTTAACTACAGGGGAATCTGAGGAAGAAATATTTGCTGATACGGTAAAAATGATACGTGGAAAAAGAGTAGATGGCATGATTGTCTTATACTCAAAAAAGGATGATAAAGTAGTTCCTTATTTAATTGAATCAGGCATTCCTTTTGTTGTCATAGGTAAACCTTTAATTGAATCCGGTAAGATCATGTTTGTAGATAATGATAACGTTCAAGCTGCAAAAGAAGCGACAGATTTTTTACTAAACCTTGGACATGAAAAGATTGCTTTTATTGGAGGAGACGCGGAGTTTGAAGTAAGTGAAGCCAGGTTAAATGGCTTCATTCTAGCAATAAAAGAGCAGGAAATGGCTATTTCAGAGGGCTATATCAAGAATTTACAATTTGATCCTCATCATGGAAAACAAATCGTCGCAGAATTAATAGGCTTAGCAGAACCGCCTACTGCATTAGTTGTTTCAGACGACTTAAATGCGTTAATTGTGTTGACTGCTTTAAGTGAGAAAAATATAAAAGTTCCAGATGATATGAGTATGATCGTCTTTAATAATTCAGTGATATCAAAAGTAGCCAATCCCCCATTAACAACTGTTGATACACAAATATTTCAATTAGGGTATGAATCGGCGAACTGCTTAATCGAACTTGTAAAAGATCCGGAAATGTTTAGAAAAAGTATCATCATACCAACTGTAATTGTGGAAAGAAATTCGTGTTTACCTCTTTAAGTAGGGGGAAAACGTGATTTTAACATATATGCAACCGGTTGCTTGATTTCGTGCAACTGATTATTTTAGAGGAGGAACTATTCATGAAAATCGTCGTATGGAATGAAAATCGTCATGAACAAAAAAATCCAGTTGTCGCAGCTATTTATCCAGATGGGATTCACGGAGTCATCGCTGACTTTTTACAACAGGACTCTAATCATGTAAAAACAGCAACACTCGACGAGATAGAACATGGTTTAACGCAAGAGGTTTTGAATGATACCGATGTACTTGTCTGGTGGGGGCATCTTGCGCATGACGAAGTACAAGATGAGATAGTGGAAAGAGTCAAGAAGCGCGTATTGGAAGGCATGGGCTTGATTGTCTTGCATTCAGCTCATTTTTCTAAAATATTCAAGACGTTGATGGGGACGACTTGTGATCTTAAATGGCGTGAAGCAGATGAGAAAGAAAGATTATGGGTTGTTGATCCGAGTCATCCAATTACAGAAGGAATCGGGGAATTTATTGAACTTGAAAAAGAAGAAATGTATGGGGAGCATTTTGATATCCCTGCACCTGATGAGTTAGTTTTTGTAAGTTGGTTTGAAGGTGGAGAAATATTTAGAAGCGGGGCAACATTTAAGCGTGGTAAAGGGAAGATATTCTATTTCCGTCCAGGGCATGAAACATATCCTACATACTACAATAAAGACGTGCAACAGGTGATTCGCAATGCAGCGAAATGGGCAGCAAATTTGAATACACCAACACCAATCTATGGAAATGCTAAGCCGTTGGAGAAAATAACTAATATGTTGAACAAATGATTGCTTGTATAAACTGAGCGAAGGCGCATTAATGAGGTTCTATATTTCAACATATAGTCATATTGAATGAACATAATAAGAGGAGTGAATAAAGTGTCAAAATTAAGAGTTGCTGTTATTGGGTGTGGGAGCATTGCTAAATATAGACATTTAGGAGAATTTAATAACCATTCAGAAGTTGAAATTGTTGCAGTCTGTGACATTGTCGAAGAAAGAGCACAAGAGATGGCACAACAATATGGAGCAAAAGCTTATACTAGCTATGAAAAGTTATTTGAAGTGGAGAAGCCGGATGCAGTAAGTGTTTGTTTACCAAACTATTTACATGCACCTGTTTCAATTGCTGCTTTACAAGCGGGTTGTCATGTATTATGTGAAAAACCTATGGCTACATCGAGAGCAGAAGCAGAGGAAATGATTGAAGTTGCAAAAAACAATGGTAAAAAGCTAATGATTGCCCATAATCAACGGTTTGTGCCGTCACATGCAAGAGCGAGAGCGTTAATTGCTAGTGGAGAAATCGGGAAAATCTATAGCTTTAGAACTGCATTTGGTCACGGAGGTCCTGAACAGTGGAGTAGAGATGGTGCTGATAGTTGGTTCTTCAAAAAAGAGCAGGCTTTCATAGGTGCGATGGGAGATCTTGGCGTACATAAAGCTGATTTGCTCCGTTACTTACTTGGTGAAGAGTTTGTCGAGGTCGCTGGTTTTATCGAAACAAGTGCAAAAGAAAATACAGATGTTGATGATAATGCAGTTTGTATATTGAAGTCTGAAAGCGGTGTGATTGGAACACTTGCAGCCAGTTGGGCTTATACGGCAAAAGAGGATAATTCCACAATTATCTATGGTGAACATGCTACATTACGTATCGAAGATGATCCAGCCTATTCGTTAATCGTTCAATATAAAAATGGTGAAGTCGTTAACTATGAATTGGGTGGAATTCAGTCTAATGCTGAAGGTGGTCAAACAACCACGCATATTATCGATCATTTTGTTGAATCGATTATTCAAGATACGGAGCCACTCATTAATGGTGAGGAAGGTATGAAGTCATTAGAGGTAATACTTGCGGCTTTGGAATCAATGGAAACAAAACAATTCTGTGAAATATAACTTGAATCAACAAGGTCAAGACTCCTGCTGATTCAAGTTGAAACCTCAGGCGAATGCCACAGACTTAGAATTGAACAGGCTCAATTCTAAGTCTGGGCGCAAATACGCCGAAGCGTATTAGATTAAAACAAAGATAATCATTGGAGGTTAGATTCATGAAACTAGGCGTATTTGCAGTTTTATTTTCACAAAAGCCATTTGAAGAAATGCTAGACTATGTAAAAAATGCGGGTTTACAAGCAATAGAAATTGGAACGGGTGGAAATCCAGGGGACGCTCATTGTAATGTGGATGAGCTACTTGCAAGTGAGGAAAAGCGGAAGGTATATCTGAATAAAATTCAATCACGCGGACTATCGATTAGTGCGTTCAGCTGTCATGACAACCCAGTAGCACCAAATAAACAAGTTGCACAGAACGCCCATGATACATTCGTAAAAACTGTTAAACTAGCACAGTTATTAAATGTGCCCGTTGTCAATACTTTTTCAGGTACGCCAGGATCTCATGAAGGCTCAAAACATTCAAATTGGCCGATATCCCCATGGCCAACAGAGTACTCGGATATCTATAACTGGCAGTGGGAACAAAAACTCATTCCATACTGGAAAGAACAAGGGAAGTTCGCGGAAGATCACGGTGTGAAAATAGGGATTGAGCTCCATGGTGGATTTTCAGTACATACACCCTATACCCTGTTGAAATTAAGAGAAGCAACCTCTCCAGCTATTGGAGCTAATTTGGATCCAAGTCATCTATGGTGGCAAGGGATTGATCCGGTCGCGGCGATAAAAATTTTAGGGAAAGAAAATGCAATTCATCATTTCCATGCTAAAGATACATTTATTGACCAGGATAATGTGAATATGCATGGATTGACAGACATGCAGCCATATGGAGATGTACAATCACGGGCATGGACGTTTAGATCTGTCGGCTGTGGACACAGTATCCAAGAATGGTCTAATATGATGAGTGCTTTACGCACCTATGGTTATGATTATGTTGTGAGTATTGAACATGAAGATCCGTTAATGTCTGTTGATGAAGGGTTTTCACGTGCTGTGACGAATTTGAAATCTGTAATGATTAAAGATCAGCCTACTGATATGTGGTGGGTGTAGAAAATAAAAAAATGATTGATATCTAATTTGAAATGGAATATTCCCTAATAAGGAGATGTTCCATTTTTAGTTGCGTGGAAAAATATTTTTCAGTTTTCGGATCGAAATGAAA
This window encodes:
- a CDS encoding carbohydrate ABC transporter permease — protein: MRNRDLSFWLFIMPVILSLSIVIIIPFIYGFIYSFTNWNGLAATEFLGFKNYITLFKDAEFRAAVWFTTKFAVTSVILLNFLGLSLALLVTRNMKTSSFMRTVFFMPNLIGGLILGFIWQFVFISVFGSLGDLLGIEALTGWLSTTATGFWGLVILTSWQMAGYIMIIYIAYLENIPKDLLEAAEIDGASSIQRFWNITFPLVAPAFTVSMFLTLSSSFQIYDQNLSLTDGGPYNSTQMVAMSIVKAAFKENKMAYAQTQAVIFFLIIATVAVTQVYYNKKREVDL
- a CDS encoding carbohydrate ABC transporter permease, giving the protein MKRSKRNLHIIEFFGLLLALLWLSPFYLMIVNAFKTKREIFTDVLGLPNESTMDNFVKAFVDLDFMRSLFNSVIITVLGVGIIIIFSSMAGYALARNKSKLSGIIFLVFVAAMLIPFQSVMIPLVSLFGKADMLNRTGLIFMYLGFGSSLSIFLYHGAMTGISNSMDEAAIIDGANRFQVFWKIIFPLLKPISVTVGILNVIWIWNDYLLPSLILSDSSATIPLKMFLFFGQYTKQWHLALAGLTIAIIPVIIGYFFAQKQIIEGVSEGAVK
- a CDS encoding LacI family DNA-binding transcriptional regulator produces the protein MSVTIKDVAAQANVAPSTVSRVISNSPLISEKTKRKVQKVMDEMGYHLNYNAQMLALQSTKTIGIVMKNSTAEFIHNSFFPEVIRGISALCSKHDFSISLTTGESEEEIFADTVKMIRGKRVDGMIVLYSKKDDKVVPYLIESGIPFVVIGKPLIESGKIMFVDNDNVQAAKEATDFLLNLGHEKIAFIGGDAEFEVSEARLNGFILAIKEQEMAISEGYIKNLQFDPHHGKQIVAELIGLAEPPTALVVSDDLNALIVLTALSEKNIKVPDDMSMIVFNNSVISKVANPPLTTVDTQIFQLGYESANCLIELVKDPEMFRKSIIIPTVIVERNSCLPL
- a CDS encoding ThuA domain-containing protein produces the protein MKIVVWNENRHEQKNPVVAAIYPDGIHGVIADFLQQDSNHVKTATLDEIEHGLTQEVLNDTDVLVWWGHLAHDEVQDEIVERVKKRVLEGMGLIVLHSAHFSKIFKTLMGTTCDLKWREADEKERLWVVDPSHPITEGIGEFIELEKEEMYGEHFDIPAPDELVFVSWFEGGEIFRSGATFKRGKGKIFYFRPGHETYPTYYNKDVQQVIRNAAKWAANLNTPTPIYGNAKPLEKITNMLNK
- a CDS encoding Gfo/Idh/MocA family protein, whose amino-acid sequence is MSKLRVAVIGCGSIAKYRHLGEFNNHSEVEIVAVCDIVEERAQEMAQQYGAKAYTSYEKLFEVEKPDAVSVCLPNYLHAPVSIAALQAGCHVLCEKPMATSRAEAEEMIEVAKNNGKKLMIAHNQRFVPSHARARALIASGEIGKIYSFRTAFGHGGPEQWSRDGADSWFFKKEQAFIGAMGDLGVHKADLLRYLLGEEFVEVAGFIETSAKENTDVDDNAVCILKSESGVIGTLAASWAYTAKEDNSTIIYGEHATLRIEDDPAYSLIVQYKNGEVVNYELGGIQSNAEGGQTTTHIIDHFVESIIQDTEPLINGEEGMKSLEVILAALESMETKQFCEI
- a CDS encoding sugar phosphate isomerase/epimerase → MKLGVFAVLFSQKPFEEMLDYVKNAGLQAIEIGTGGNPGDAHCNVDELLASEEKRKVYLNKIQSRGLSISAFSCHDNPVAPNKQVAQNAHDTFVKTVKLAQLLNVPVVNTFSGTPGSHEGSKHSNWPISPWPTEYSDIYNWQWEQKLIPYWKEQGKFAEDHGVKIGIELHGGFSVHTPYTLLKLREATSPAIGANLDPSHLWWQGIDPVAAIKILGKENAIHHFHAKDTFIDQDNVNMHGLTDMQPYGDVQSRAWTFRSVGCGHSIQEWSNMMSALRTYGYDYVVSIEHEDPLMSVDEGFSRAVTNLKSVMIKDQPTDMWWV